The DNA sequence ACCTCAATCCGTTTGGGGCGCTCCTGTTGCTGCTGCAGCTGAATCCGAGGCCCATGCTGAGGTGAACATAAAACTTTGAGcattatttcttttttctatttatgtGTGTTGGATCACTACTGCTGAAACTTGATATGCAATGGCTTGAATCGTTTATTTTTTAACTATGGATGGTGATGATCGTTGCCTTGATGCAGAGagtgtaattttttttcttttattattgtgttttttatttttgaatccgTTAGTCCTGTGGCATGGATAGCGACTAGACTTGGAAAAGGTGGATTAGTTGAGCTGTTCATGTTCTCACATTCAGTAGGTGTTTTGATTGTGTTGTCTGTGTTCTGTAAGTTGGATGTGTTAGGCAATGCTGTTTTGAAGGTTGGATTGGATGGGTTGATAATGGTGTCTTTGAGAAGAAAGAGTTGTGTTGAATGTTATTGCATGCATGATTGGAAAGAAAGCTGAGTGTTTCTTTTTATATCTTAAAGATATAATGTTGGATATTCTGTTTGATAATGAGGATCCTGGATTCTGGTCTTGTTCTGGATATCTAGCTCTGGGATGGTATTTATGATCCTTGTTGAATTGTCATTTATGTGATTTGTGTTAATGGTCTAACGATCTGTAATCTGTATGCTTGGATTTGATGACGTTGTAGCTTGTCGGTTTAATGATTTGGAATCTGATTAGATTAATATGCATTTGATGACTATTTGTTGGTTTGCCGATTTGTTATTCTCATTTCCGGATTTGCAATTTGGTTCTTCAAGCTCAAGTTTCCACGTGTTCAATCTTGCAAGTTAAAATGATTGTGTCTTCACCCATAACTATAATGTTTAACGTAGATGATATCATGTAGCCTTTATTCTTCATGGACTTGCCCTTCACGTCCCATTTGGAGTAGTGAAAGCTGAAAGCTGCATAACTGGGCACTTAATTGTTAATTTGTTTTGGCCTTAATGGCAAATTAATAACATAGAAGATGGTTATTATTGTTTCATTGAGACATTGAGCTTCACATTGACTAACTGCAAGACATGTGAATGATTTAATAGCAGGAAAGCGATAGTGAGATAGAAGGCCTTGATGATGCCTTGATGATGCTGAGGATGAACATGAAAATGATTTAGAAGTGCCAGTAGAGCCTGAAACTGTTGTTAAGAAGCCTCGTGAACCTTCCTTGTCTACCAAGGAAACTGAAGAACAACTTTCAAAGAAGGAATTGAAGAAAAAGGAGCTTGAGGCTGTTTTAGCAGAGCTAGGATTGCAAAAAGAACCCGGAAGCCAGGCTGACTTCCATGGTAATATGATGTTTTTGATCttgtgaaagaaaaaaagaaaaaagatattatAATTATCTTAGTTCTTTCAAGGAGGTATCTATCTTTTCGGAATTTGTTATTGATTTAACCATGTTGGCTACAAGAAtgctatttaaatatctaaagtaTTAAGTTGAGGCTTGAACTTGCTCATGCAAACGTTCGCCAATACATTTGCAAGCCCTGCTAAGATGACTGATTATATAGAAATTTCTTACTTGGAATCTTTTACCTGTCCTGGAAAATTCAAGTGCTGAGAAGAAGGTCGAGGATCGCAATGGTGAGTTAGAAAAGAAGGAGAATGCCACCAGTGAAAGCAaaaattcaaagaagaagaaggacaaaTCTTCAAAGGAGCAGAAAGAATCACAAAACCTGCCTGATTCTGTGGCTGATGGAAAGACAACTACGGAAACTGCTGGAACGGGGAAGGCAGAGGATGCACCTGTAACTGACGTGAAAGAGCGGCATAAGAAAGTTGCATCtgtgaagaagaaaaaatcaaGGAGATGGATGCTGCTGCTAGGAGTGCAAGGCTTGCCGTGGCAAAGAGAAAAGATAAGGCGACTCACTACAATCAGCAGCCTGTGCGGTAAACAGGCTGACAAGTGGCAAAGTACTTGTATCTTCTCTTTGTTTATCCTTTTGTTTTGGCCTTTATATTTTCAGTCTTTCCATTATCATATATGGGCATATGCTCTTTGTTCATTTGCAAATGCAAAATAAACATCGATAGCGGCTTTAGATAAATTGACTATGagcaaatttataattttacatgAGGGAAAATAGGAGTATATGAATCTTCTATTCTGTTACTCTATGTGTACTTATCAAAGTTTTGAAGCAAGAAGGTATAATCCATTTTTCTGTCCCATTTGTTTCATTGTATGCGCATCTCCGAGAAAATTCTTGATGATGTTCATCTGATATGCCGTTAGAATACATCAATGCATTTTTTGAATTTGGGTTGCCTATAATTCCCTTCAGTCTCTCGGAATTTAAGAGAATTAGTAGCATGGTGCAATGTGAGTGTATCATTCTTGTCAAATCAAAGTTCTTTTAAGATCCGATGACGTTGATATGGACAATGGAGTTGAAATGAATGGGCAAGATGTAATAGATGGAAGTAAAGTATGGCAGTTCATTTGCTAGTTTAATTGCGTAGAATCTTGATATCAATTTTAAACATTTTTCCATACTGAGGCAAATGGTTAtatggtatatttttattttccaaaataaagAAATCCTGCATTGTCTAAGTGCATCTTTGAGTTTTGGTGATGTTTTGTGCAGGGTCAATGTGCCATACTTGTATTGCCAAGGCTGACAATGCCTGGTCATCGGATTGATCCTCCCTGTGGAAGTGTTTATTTGCAATATGGTCAGCAAAAGTCAGTTGCTGATGCTGAAAGTGCTTCAatgcatttgaattttgaaacattTAACAGCAGCTGCCAAGGATGCTGTTGCTGAAGGTGGTTCCATTCCTGGATCGAGAGCTAAACTATGGCGAAGAATAAGGGAGTTCAATGCATGTATACCTTTTAGTGAGGTTACCTTGGCCTTGATTACTATGCTTCCTGCAGCTCCAAATCTTCCTCCAGAATCTCCTCCTTTGCCACCCCGTCACCAAAAGCTGCTGCAACTGTGATGGGTTTTATTGCTTGTTTACATCGACTACTTGCATCAAGAAGTGCCGCATCACACGTGATGTCTTTTCCAGCAGCAGTTGGAAGGATAATGGGTTTACTTAGAAATGGTTCAGAGGGTGTTGCTTCTGAGGCTGCCGGGCTTGTTGCAGCAGTCATTGTGGTGGGCCTGGTGATGCTAATGTGATGGATTCTAAAGGAGAGTGGCACGCAACAATTATGCATACGAAGTCCGTATTGTTTGCTAATTAGAGTTATGTCATTATTCTTGTCAACAGATTGAAGCCTACGTCAGTATCACCTTTGCTGTCAATGGCTGTGGTTGAAGTGCTCGAGGCTATGATTTGTGATCCACATGGGGAAACTACTCAATATAATGTTTTTGTTTAGTTGTTGCGCCAAGTTGCTGGGTTAAAGCGTCGTTTGTTTGCACTATTTGGTCATCTTACCGAAAGTGTTAGAGAGACAGTAGCTGTTATTATGCGATCAATTGCTGAAGAAGATGCTATTGCTGTGGAGTCCATGCGAGAGGCTTCTGTGCGTGATGGTGCTTTGTTGAGGCATTTATTGCACTCCTTTTTCCTTCCTGCCGGTGAACGCCGTGAAGTTATTTGACAACTTGTTGCTCTTTGGGCGGATTCCTATCAACCCGCTTTGGAGCTATTGTCTTGAATTCTGCCTCCCGGACTTGTTGCTTATTTGCATACACGCTCTGATGGAGTTCAACGTGAAGAATCAAATCAAGAGGAGTCATCAACCGGGAGAAGAAAACGACGCTTACTTCAGCAGAGGAAATGTCGCATTGGGAGAGGACTACAAGTGCAAGGGCAATGGCAATTGTATATGAGCAGCACTACAAGACTGTTGGTCCTTTTTCAGGCACAGCTCACATTACTGTTCTCCTGGATAGGACAGATGACAGATCTCTGAGACacagacctctttttcttttgaagGTCTTTGTAAATTTAATCTACttattctttcttgttttctctttccttttggtGATTTCACTTTACAAGCTCTACTCAAAGttaaattcaactcaatttcaGGCTTTGATGAAGGATTTAGCTAATGTAGAGGCTTATGTTCTAGTTGGAGCCTGTGTATTAGCTGTCAATCTTCTTACAGTGGTCCATGAAGCTTTGGAGAGGACAGCTATTCctttgcaatcaaatttgattgcagCTACGGCTTTTATGGAGCCACTCAAGGAATGGATGTATATTGACAAAGAAGGTGCTCAAATTGGACCTGTGGAAAAAAGATGCTATTAGAAGGTTATGGTCGAAGAAGGCTATTGATTGGACTACAAGGTGTTGGGCCTCTGGATGCTAGATTGGAAGAAGTTGCGTGATATTCATGAGCTTCGCTGGGCACTTGCCCTTAGAGTTCCTGTCCTTACCCCACCTCAGGTAGAGTCATCATCTTTGGTGGAAGACATTCATACAAACATCAATTGTTCTGTAAATATTTTCTATCTCGAAttctttattatttcttgtctGATATGTGGCATgaattggcttttttttttttgctattaatCTTTCATGGCCTGAAACCTTATTATTCTTGATgacttgaatttatttatttttggtacaAAAAATCTAATGAGAAAAGCAACATATGTTTAGGTGCCACTATCTTCAATCTCCtataataacttatttaccaATTACAATTCTATATTTAATTTGCTTACATTTGCAAAAATTTACCCAACTATTCTCTTTGccgcaaaatttatttttttagcctCAAGTTTCTGTGCCTGTTATATTCTTCTGAAAATTGGCATGTTCATTTAGATGATGCTGGAGAAATTGTTACTCCAACTCCTGGAGTAAAACGAATCTTGTCAAGTCCATGTTGCCTTCCTCACATTGCACAGGTACTTCAAAGGTTTCTCCTTATTATTTGGCCATGTATGAAAATATGTTTGTTCTGTGATATACTACtactttaataaaatttctttttcaaagattatAGGAATTGTCTCCTTGCTTGTTAACCTTATCATATTTAGTTCAAGTTGTTTACTATGTGATAGGTATGGTTTCAGttgatttttagtattttctacccTTCCAATAATTCACCACTCTCTCGGCTGCGCTGCTATTTGCTTCGCTCATAGCTCCTTGTTCGCTTATATGGTCTCGTCTTCGTAGCTCTCAAGCTTTGCTTATAATATTTAAAtctagtttttatttttcttttcattgtttTCCCTCTTTTGTTGTGTGTGTTGGGGGGTGGGTTGTTTTATGAATTCAGGCCATTCTCTCTGGGGAACCAAGTATTGTTGAGGCAGCTGCTGCATTGTTGAAGGCTATTGTTACCAGGAATCCCAAGGCCATGGTACGTCTATACAGCACCAGTGCATTTTATTTTGCACTGGCCTATCCAGGATCTAATCTACTTTCAATTGGGCAACTCTTTACCGTCACCCTTGTCCCCCAAGGATTTCATGGTGGCGAAGAGGCTGCGGTTTCAGCTTCATTGCCTTTGGCAAAACGCAGTGTTCTTGGTGGACTTCTTCCTGAATCTTTGTTGTATGTATTGAAGCGCAGTGGTCCAGCAGCATTTGCTGCTGCAATGGTATCAGATTCTGACACTCCTGAGATAATATGGACTCATAAAATGAGGGCAGAAAATTTAATACGTCAGGTATTGCAAATTAAGGTCTGATGTGTATGGTTTTTTATAGAATACAAGTGTACTTCCCAAACTACCTTTCCGGTATTGTTCATGCGGTTCGATTTATCCCTGTTCACTGTATTTATCAGGTTTTGCAACACCTTGGTGATTTTCCACAGAAATTGACACAGTATTGCCATGTTTTGTATGACTATGCCCCAATGCCTCCAGTTACATACCCTGAACTTAGAGATGAAATGTGGTGTCATCATTATTACTAGAGGAATCTGTGTGATGAAATCCGCTTTCCAAATTGGCCTATTGTTGAGCAGCTTGCAAGATCCTTGAAATATCCTTGGATGATGTATCCAGTGATGATGTAAATAAAAGCACTATTCGGAGGTATCAGATGAAACATCTAGctaatcaaagcaaattgaaaatatCGACGAGGAAAAGTTAAAGCGACGATATCGAAAACTTGCTATGAAATATCATCCTGTCAAAAACCCTGAAGGAAGGGAGAAGTTTCTTGCTATACAGAAGGCTTATGAATAATCTAATTTGGGGATTACTGctatgcaaaaaataaaaagtgtataaaGACATCTACTATAGCATGAACTGTTGGAAAATTATTTCTACTTTTGTTAGTTTGTCTTATACTTTAAAGTTCAAGTCatatattcatatttatttaGCTACCCTTTTGTATCAAGAAATGACATATATGTATGTATTCTTTAATCTTATTGgtgtttaattaattttctacATCTTATTTCatctttgtttttgtttaaagTGTGATTCGTGATGGGATTGTTGAACATTTTAACTTTTTAAGGGTGTGGTTTAGTGGCAGCAACCGAAAGAAGTCATTGAATAAGTTGCAAAAACTTGTGTGGGAACCTTCTATTAATTGTTATAGTGACAATGATGGTCTTCCTTAACTTCAAGCAGCATTAATTAGAAAGGTAAGCAAAAATGTTCTAAACTGTATCTTTTTCTTACAACATATAAATGTGTGTTAACTGGTTGGAACTTGTTTTTGGAATGAAACTTGGTTTTCAATAAGGGTCAAGTGCGCATTAAGTTACAACGCTTTTTAGTAGTTGAAATTTCTGAGAATTGATGATCCTTTTCTATTAACTCCTATGCTTTCGATTGTATTTGTGAGATGTAAACAATTTGCACAAGTCCTAGGTAATGGTTACTACTGGTGCCAATCAGGTGATCAATCCTCATAAGATATAAAtgtgttttataatttttttcacgacataaaaatataacacacACGGTTAGTGAAGATAATGCACTTTATAAGCATTTCAGTTTCCATTTCATACCTTTATGTTTATGTGTATAATGTATTTTTTCCTTCTTGGCTTCTCTCCCTTTGAACTTGGAAAGGAGCATAGTTGGGGAGAGATTTTTTATGATAATGAATTGGGGTCAAATCCAGCATCAATGAGGTAATTTATGTTAAGGAAGGCAACGACTTCCCATGGTTTCTTGTCACGGATTTTCTTAATTTGTGTCTATGAGGTGGGTAATTCATAGTAGTTTTGAATCATTTTAATTCTTTGTTGAATTCCGTCTCCATGAAGAGagattattttttgattttctgttAGATTCTTTATTTTCGATATGTAATGATTTGGTTAAGGTTTGCAATTGTGTTTTTGATTTCCCACTAGGGTTTTGTGTAGTTAAATCTAAGTTTTGTAATTTTCCGTTGATTTTAATAGTTAGTTTTGTATAATGTACACTTAACCATTGAGCTAATAATATGCTCATGCACACTTGATTTTGGTTACAATTACATTATCCATGTTTCAAATTTTGTAGGCTTCATTTCGTGTTAAGGTGATAAGATCTGCTCCAAGAGCGTCCCAAAAAGAAGGGGGCGCCAATATACCAACAAGTATGATTCTGTTTATCacttatatacaaatacataaatAGTTATGTACTTTTATATTTCTCATGTTACAAAAAGTTGTGTAGAGCACAATATTGGAAGTCAATTACAACATTTGTCACGTTCATTAATTTGGATATGAACATTAAAATATTACAAACAATTCTTTTGATTGTTATTTACAGAAATAAATTGTTCGGTTGTCGGACTCCGGACAGGTCGGGTATACAGGTGGAAAGATGAGTAGGTGAGGACGCCTTAACTTGGGTCGCACTGGTAGCGGACTAGCCGAGCTGGCGAGCACTTGAGCTGGTGAATGGACgaagggggggtgccacctgcaaagacactccgacgcctaAGTCAGAAATCGTACAAGCAGGGGAAGTGATGTGTAaggtgacgtacctcgggggaagagccaatcttccccttatatacatgtcagtcgTGGGCCCCTTATGGGACAGGCCCATATTTCCAAGGACGCTGTCTTGCGGCCGTGTGTGTGCCGtacaggacgcgtgtccgggtcggttggaGGGCGTCTATCCGGGTCGGGTACTGCTTGGGTCGGGTCGGCCCAAAGCTGATTCTGGGccgggccgtaacagtgcccccacgcgccaATGGTAGTCGTGGAAGCTACCAATGGCGTGTCGTCTTGCACCTCGTCTGGTCGGCCGCTCGTGGGGAGGGTGTGCCCCCAACGCGCGTCTCTTGATTGCTCAGACAACCGCTCCATCGCTTCGTTTCCTGCGCCGAGCATTGAATGCTCATAATGGGGTAAAAACCCCGTTTGAAAAGACTATTTTGCCCTTAGCAGTTTCGCGCTTTGGAGGTCGTTTTTAAACGATTGATTTTGATGTTTCTATACTTTTTTACACTCCCTGCTCTTCCTTTCTTCCTTCCTGCTACAAGATTTCAAGGTGTTTGCTGTGGTGCCTCCGTTCCTGCATTTTCTCCAGACTCGCAATCATCCTTTTTCCCTCAATTTAGGTAAATCTCGAATCATTCCCCTCTTTATGCATTATTTTTGGTATGCTTGTTGCCTTGGTTCTTTGGGTGTTACTGTGCAACTTTTTAGTCACGAGTAGACGTGTTAGGGGGAAAagtaccattccagggtaggttTTTCTCGCTCTTTTAGCCATTTTAGTCTTGTTTGGTCTTAGCCGGGAAGTCGTGAGGGCGGTGTGTGTGTTCGGCTTGAGCAACCGATCTCTTAGACTAACTGGATGGTACCCCCATGTAGGTATGGCTCGCACGGTCTCCCGGGCATCCGTTAACCCCGCGGCGTACGACCAATATGCTTGGGTCGTTTCCGATATAAGGGAATCACCCAACCAAATGGGCGAGGAGGAGCTCACCGAGTTCCGACAAGCCAGGTATTTGTGTGGCGGGACTGATGAGGAGGCCAATTACGACGCCTTCGTCTCGGCTGCTCACGAGCGGTTGTATGAAATCAACTTCCAAACCCGCCAGGTcgccgactggatttggttctaCAAGGCCATGTTCACTCAAGTCGGAGTTCGCATTCCGTTCTCAGCCTTTCAAATGGCGCTCTTAAACCGAATTTCTGTGTCACCGTCGCAGTTGCATCCAAACAGTTGGGCTtcgatccgctgtttcgagatggtttgtgaatatctTGACCTGCCGGTGTCTGTAGatgtcttcctctttttcttcacCCTCACGAACCCTTCCAAGGAGGGGAAACATAAGAAAGGGTTTATGTCCTTCCGGGCTGCTCAGGGTCGGAAGATTTTCGGCTTGTTCGAAGATTCTTACCATGGGTTTAAGGACAAATATTTTAAGGTCCGTCCGGCCAAAGGTCGTCACCCCTTTTGGTTGTCTTTGGAGGGGGTAAGGCTCATCCCGACTTATTGGAGCTTCGGGGCAGGAGCCAATAGTTTTATTAAGGTACTTTATAAAAACATGTCGGAAGTAGATCAACAGATTGCCGAGGTGCTAAACGCAGTTTTTGGGAAGAACCCGGTAAATCCCCACCTCCTCATGGGTGACCGGGAGTCCGGCCGTAACTATATTTGTGAGAAGCCTTTTACTTTTCcctttgcattttttctttttgttgatatTGCGTGACGACTAACCGACCTTCCTCGTTTTCTCGCAGTGGATATGTCTGCCTCGGTGACAGGTCTTTCCGACTTGTTCCAAACTTTTCTCGGTGGTGGCGATGATGAGGAAAGTGACGAGCAACCGGCCACCGAGGGACCCGATGCTCCGGAGACTAAAGACGTTCCTGAGCAAAAGGCTGCGACCGATGGGATTGGTACCTCGACTCAAGGTGCCGCGGTCGAGAGCGGCAAGGTCGTCCATGCCTCCCCCATCCACGAGGTAGTAGGAACTGGCGGTCCCGTTCCTGGCCCAGATGTTGAGGTGGAAGAGGTCCCCAAcccaaagaagagaaagaaggccTCCACGGCGTCATCTAGCCCTGAGGGCGTTCTTACCGTCATGGAGAGGAACTTTGACGCCGGTACATTCATCGATTCCGAGCTGCTCCC is a window from the Arachis hypogaea cultivar Tifrunner chromosome 1, arahy.Tifrunner.gnm2.J5K5, whole genome shotgun sequence genome containing:
- the LOC114924088 gene encoding dnaJ homolog subfamily C GRV2 isoform X1 — translated: MVRLYSTSAFYFALAYPGSNLLSIGQLFTVTLVPQGFHGGEEAAVSASLPLAKRSVLGGLLPESLLYVLKRSGPAAFAAAMVSDSDTPEIIWTHKMRAENLIRQVLQIKVLQHLGDFPQKLTQYCHVLYDYAPMPPVTYPELRDEMWCHHYY
- the LOC114924088 gene encoding dnaJ homolog subfamily C GRV2 isoform X2; the encoded protein is MVRLYSTSAFYFALAYPGSNLLSIGQLFTVTLVPQGFHGGEEAAVSASLPLAKRSVLGGLLPESLLYVLKRSGPAAFAAAMVSDSDTPEIIWTHKMRAENLIRQVLQHLGDFPQKLTQYCHVLYDYAPMPPVTYPELRDEMWCHHYY